One Cotesia glomerata isolate CgM1 linkage group LG8, MPM_Cglom_v2.3, whole genome shotgun sequence genomic window carries:
- the LOC123270949 gene encoding uncharacterized protein LOC123270949 has translation MSSSETSVMSDNDEEGTDYIQADTCLVEKVILILGFCGAMRCKELSLLNHNDVEYVGSKFIVSVRDTKNYYPRSFVIMNKYYHLVKKYIALRPKNCTSEKFFLCYRNGRCIRQLMGKIKICIVPQKIARFLNLPDPEGYTGHCFRRTSTTLLANSGASLTTIKQHGGWRSSSVAEGYIENSLQNKTRIFNKIINSENQQPLHEKKRTPISSNESASQKGSTFRRFK, from the exons atgAGCTCATCTGAAACGTCAGTGATGAGTGACAATGACGAAGAGGGTACTGACTATATTCAAGC TGACACTTGTTTAGTTGAGAAA GTCATTCTAATTCTAGGATTTTGTGGAGCGATGCGATGCAAAGAACTTAGCCTCTTAAATCATAATGATGTCGAATATGTTGGGTCTAAATTTATCGTATCTGTTCGAGACACCAAAAATTATTACCCACGATCTTTTGTGATCATGAATAAATACTACCACCTTGTCAAAAAATACATTGCTTTACGGCCTAAAAACTGCACaagtgaaaaattctttttgtgTTACAGAAATGGACGTTGCATTCGTCAACTAATGggtaaaatcaaaatttgtaTCGTACCCCAAAAAATTGCAAGGTTTTTGAATTTACCCGATCCGGAAGGTTATACGGGACATTGTTTTCGTCGTACTTCAACGACACTGCTAGCAAACTCTGGAGCCAGTTTAACCACTATTAAACAACATGGAGGATGGCGGTCTAGCAGTGTCGCTGAAGGTTACATTGAAAATTCATTACAAAACAAGACAagaatattcaataaaataatcaattcaGAAAACCAGCAGCCACTTCATGAAAAAAAACGTACACCAATCTCAAGTAACGAATCCGCCAGTCAAAAGGGCTCGACTTTCAGGCGTTTCAAGTAA